ACAATAACAATAGCAATGCACATAGATATTTGGTCATGGTTGCTAAATTAACCACGCAAATTATAGTATTTATAAATCTGAATAAAGAATATTCTCTGGTTTTATATCAATTATTGATTTGTTTTATTGGAATGAGTTAAACACAAAATCTGAGTGCTAAGATAGAAATTTCGCTGAAAGTAGTAAGCTTTTTCAGTTAAGATTAGTCACCGATTGATAAAACTAACCAATTTTCGGGAATCCAGAAGTTTACGTACCGTTATAGAATCCAGAAGTTCGGTCTCAACAAATCCAGGTGCGACAGAATTTGCACGAATATTATCCTTTGCCCATTCCAATGCTACGTTCTTGGTGAATTGATTCATAGCTCctgaattatatttatatacagaTATTCATTATCTTCTGAAACACCAATTTGCTTTGAAGTTAAAAGGATTCAAAGAGGGAAAAATACCTTTAGAGGAAGCATAGGCAGAAATATAAGGCGAAGCTTTAAGACTTGCAATGGAGGATATGAATACTATGCTCCCATATCCAGATGCTTTGAGAAGGGGATGTGCTAGTTGACATAggtggaaactagactcaaaatTAGTTCCCATTATTCTGCTCACATCTTCTGCAGTATAATCTATGAGGTTCTTAGGTGGGCATGTTCCAGCATTGTTTATCTACACAAAAATCATTTACCAAGTAATTCGAGATTGGGGAAACTGAAACCAGAAAAGGCAAAAGAGAATTGAGGTACCATATATCTTaatataaagtatttttatCCCTCTGAACATGCATTAGCAGTACTCAGTAAGTAGTTGCTTCTATACCAAAGTTTTGTTATTAGAAATACTATTCTCATACTATCATGAATTATGCATACAGAAGTTTCTCAAATGAATAATGTCATGATATATGTTGTGCATATTATACACACATACTgcataaaattgttaaaatttaatctaaGAGGGTCATATCATTCCAGAATGTTGAGTTTTCCGTCAAAGATGGAAGcaacatttttcattaaattttcgCGTTGGTCAGGGAATAGTACATCACATTGCGATCCAGTTACACGAAATCCTTTTCTTTTCCATTCTTCTAAGCATTTCTCAATACCTTGCTGATTACGAGCACATATATGCACAGATGCTCCAAATTCTGCTAGTTCTTCAGCTATAGCGTATCTAAATGTGGCAAcagaataaaaaattgaagtagcAGTAACAGAGAAaagaatgttaaaataaaaatgtagcAGACATTACAGAAGTGAACAAACCCTATGCCTCGGGTGCCTCCTGTAACTAGAGCTGTCATACCATGAAGTGACCATTTTTGGTCTTTGAAGCCGTTCAACTTTGTTTCTGCCATTTCTCTGCTTACGGGTTTGTGATATGCTTCAAACACAAAATAAGTTTTGATTGATTTGCTTGTCAATTTGAAGGATATTGTTTTGGTTTTGCTTGTCAACAGTTTGAGTGGTTCTCGAATGTGAAAGagaaattttgtttctaaattcgtaggaaattgaaataagttttattttattactgaAAGAAATTATAGTCCAAACAAAGGGGGAAGATGCTAATATGACTGTCACAAAAGTTCAAAACCTGTCACGGTCAGCAAGTTGTTTAATTTAGGTTTCCTTTGTTGGCCGTCCATGTCATGTTTTCTGTTAATACCACCATTTACATGTAAAACTTGTTCATTATATCCTAATTAACACCTTTCACTTTCATACTCGGTATTATGATTGTTGAATTGTATTagatttcataaatatttgGGTCAAAAGTATAAATACAGAGGtacaaaaagttaaattttcaattaattaactTTACTAAAATTACAATTCCCCAATTATCTGataaaatatttgtgaaattatctgtaaacattttataaaactatCAGATTTTCTCTATTATAGTATCTAACATTTTATATCATGAAAAGTTTTTCAAATCGTTTTTATCACTCGTATTTAATctctcattttaaaattatcttattttattttatatctatataaaaGTATGAAAATATGTTCCAAAAAGAATGGCATTATAATTTTCCAGTACTCtaatttgaaagaaaactaATGGGGCATCTTGTTCACAAAAATATTGCTAATAGATTACATGCTATATACTTTCAACCTACTTTATAACCTTTACGATGATTTCTCCTTGATAAAAAGatagcataaatattatatattatggtttgaaatcattgaaaattaaaatgtgaGTCTTATATGTGAGTTGGACATGTCCcattgacattattatttctttatatctTAACTATTGTGAAGTCACCTACTTGTCTTTGTATCTCATGCTTTTTATTATCAGCATACCcaatttttaagattattgatgataaaatgaaatatcACAAATACATCTCAATGATCTTATTAAGGTGCTCAATTTGTCCATATGACTGAGGATGGTAATAAGAACTCAATACTAAAGTAATCCATTATTTCTTGAACAAGTGTTTCCACAATGCATCCATGGATATTCGATTTTCATTAGAAACAATAAATTTAGGAAACCAATGGATCTgacaatgtttaaaataaaattttaacatatctACCATAACAATGACTTCACATTTATCATGATCATAGTATACATACATCATTATGCATACCATACATTAATCATATATCTCAACACATATAATCAATCACACATATTATACATCAAATTCATATTCCCTCATTGATTAAGAGATGTTATCTTCCTTGGGTGACCTGATTTCTCTCAACTGAGAATAAACTTCCTCACTTAAAATGAGATTACATTGCTTGAATAAGATACATTCGTATAGcataattgaatttttcttttcctcacTTAAGTGTCAAATCCCACTCTTAAGAGGACATTGCTTGAGTGTCCACGCAATGGCTGAGTACTCTAAGGTATCTATATGATTCTCCAAAAATTTTAGAACTTATTGAATGATATTCTTCCAAAGGAGAAAGAGTGACCTAACCTCTCCCTCACTGAAGCTATACTCATTTGTGATAAACACTTCTTAAGCATCCAAATTATTCTGAGTACTAATAAATACTTATTTGCGATAAATACTCATTCTTCCTTTCACTTTCTAAGAcgtcttttaaggacaaaaccgtGGTGAAACATACGTTCCAAAGTGGACAATACCTCATATGTATGGTGATTGACAATGATTCTATCATCAAACTTGATATCAAAACATTGATGCCTACCATGGGCTGATAACTGAACCATCGGTCCCTTAAGCCCTCCATTGGGAATGATTCATCATTTTCTTCGACCTCGACTGGGGACTTATGTTTCTACTGCACCCAATAGTGTCACATCACTTAGAAGTCGAGATCAAAGACTTTAAATACTTATTCCTCCTTCCATCCTCCAAGACGCTTTTTAAGGACAAAATAATGATAGATTTCATGCTCTAAAAGCGAATAATACTTCGAATAATACCTTGTATGTGcatcaaattcattatttacattattttcaaaCTCCCATTAAGTTATACCaacatatatatactttatattaTCAAAAATCAAGATCACAGTCAAAGATATACAtacacttttttaaatatattataggtTGTAAAGTAATAATAACATAAGTTTACTAATAGTtataatcttttaattattcttttataatatagaGATATACGTATTATTTACACATATATATTGccctttatataataaaaaatggattttcaattttaaatcacaaaaaaattattagcaaATGTCAAATGGTATGTACATCGGGGACAACAGTGGGGTCATCGACAAACGCATAGATGATTCAATCAATACGACGATCAATACGACAAATACATATATAGACAACATGATTGATCAATACGACGAACGCATAGATGATTCAATCAATACtatgaaaaagaattaaaactCAGTGGACAAGCCGAAGCACAGACAgctttataaaaatagaaaaagataaatttaaatcatGTTAAAACAGTTACCAATATATAGATAGTTTTTTAATACATCAATCTAGCTTTGACGCATAGTATTTTGCATAAACATTAACtaataaattttcaactttCTTGAATATCTTCTCTTTTACCTTTAATTTGCATGCACAGCAGACAACAACATAACAGGAAGTTTACAAACCTGTTCCCATTGCTTATTTTCTGTacacaaacatttaaaaaaatgacatttaGTATGTTTGCATTCCACGCTTGTAGTAAGCAATATATCATTAAATTCATTTTGGTttccaattttttcttttgtttttcaagtttttatttttaataaatatctgGTTAAGTTACAGGCGGATATTAAGAACAGGCAAGAGTGGTCTAAACATTAGTGTCAATAccgataaatatatatatatatatatatatatatatatatatatatatatatatatatatatatatatatatatatatatatatataaaccactCATAAAGTGAAAGATACGAGTACAACAGTGGAAGTCatagtatatttttcttttattttataatggaaataaattttttcattagattatgtaACCCCCATCAACAGTTATAATTTGTCCAGTGATGTATGAGGCAGCCGGAAGGCAAAGGAAAGCAACTATTGCAGATATGTCCTCAGGTTCTCCAATGTGACCAGCCGGTGTTTTAGATATAATACCTTCAACAACTTTAACACCTTCGTCTCCAGATCCCTGTAACAAAACCAATACACACGGATATTCGGCATGCTTGAAAAATTAAGTAGGAAAATTATGtactatttataaatataaataaagaatatttaCCAAGTTTATATCaatcattattttgttttcaagcAATGAGTTAAACACAAAAATGTGAGTGCTAAGAGAAATTTCACTGAAAGTAGTAAGCTTTTCTGTAACCAATTGATAAAACTAATACACACTTTGCACCAATTTTCAGGAATGTATAAGCTTAATATAACACAGCATACATACTGCTACAGAATCCGAAAGTGCAGTCTTAATACATCCAGGTGCTACACAATTTGCCCGAATATTATCCTTTGCCCATTCCAATGCCACGTTCTTGGTGAATTGATTCATAGCTCctgaattatatttatatacatatattcattATCTTCTGAAACTCCAATTTACTTTCAAGTTAAAAGAATTCAAAGAGGGAAAAATACCTTTAGAGGAAGCATAGGCAGAAATATAAGGCAAAGCTTTAAGACCTGCAATGGAGGATATGAATACTATGTTTCCATATCCAGATGCTTTGTGAAGGGGATGTGCTAGTTGACATAggtggaaactagactcaaaatTAATTCCCATTACTCTGCTTACATCTTCTGCAGTATAATCTACGAGGTTCTTAGGTGAACATGTTCCAGCATTGTTTATCTACACAAAACCATTTACGGAGTAATTCAAGCCAGGGGAAATtgaaactggaaaaagaaaaagtaaattgaaGTACCATCCATCATGAAATTTACAAGACTGAAAGCCTTGAATATTTGAAAGAAATCtagatataaattattttcatcccTCTAAACATGCATTAACAGTACTCAGTATAGTTGCTTCCATACCAAAGTTTTGTAATTAGAAATACTATTCTCATGCTATCATGAATTATGCAGACAGAAGTTTCTCAAATGAATAATGTCATTGATATATGTTCTGCATGTTATGCAGACACATACTGCTATAAAATTTTATCCAAGAGGGTCATACCAGAATGTTAAGTTTTCCTTCAAAGATTGAAGAAacatttttcatcaaattttcgCGTTGGTCACGGAATAGTACATCACATGGCGACCCTGTTATACGAAATCCTTTTCTTTTCCATTCGTCTAAGCATTTGTCAATATCTTGCTGGTTACGAGCACATATATGCACAGATGCTCCAAATTCTGCTAGTTCTTCAGCTATAGCGTATCTAAATGTGGCAACAGAATCAAAAATTGAAGTAGAAGTAACAGAGAAAAGAATGTTAAAACAAGAATGTAGCAGACATTATAGAAGTGAACAAACCCTATGCCTCGGGTGCCTCCTGTAACTAGAGCTGTCATGCCATGGAGTGACCATTTTTGGTCTTTGAAGCAACTCAACTTTGTTTCTGCCATTTCTATGCTTACTAGTTTGGTTGGGATATGcttcaaagaaaataattaagttttaattaatttgctTGTCAATTTGAAGGTGTTGTCTTGATTTTGTCTTTTCCGGAAATAATTCGATTTGTTTTAGTGGTTCTCCACTGTGAAAGAGAAATTTTGGTTCCAAAATcatatgaaatgaaaataagttttatttgaCTACAGACAGATATTATAGTCCAAACAAAGGGGGAAGATGCTTATACAACTGTCATAAGAGCTCAAAACCTGTCATAGTCAGcaagttttttaatttaggaTTCCTTTGATGGCTGTAAATGTCATGTTTTGTTGTTAGTTTCTACCACCTTTCACTGTCATACTTGGTATTATGattgttgaattttatataatttcataaatcaTTGGAACAAAAGTATAAATACAAAGATACAAAAAGTTAAATCTCCAATTAAGTAACTTTACTAAAAGTATAAGTCCCTAATTATCTGATTAAATGTTTGTGAAATTATCTGTAAACATATTATAAAACCATTAGGTATTCTCTTTTAGTATCTAATAGATTTTGTGTCATCAAAAGTTTCTCAAATCGTTCTTATAAGTtgtattcaatattttaaaattaatcttatattatttcatatctatataaaaatatgatattataattttccaatACTCTAATTTGAAAGGGAACTAGAATTGAGCATCTGTTCTCAAAATCTTGCTAACAGATTACATGCTATATACTTTCAACCTACTTTATAACCTTCCCGTTGATTTCTCCTTATTAGAAACAGCAGAAGGTAAAACGTGAAgagaaaaagtattttttatttcagtaacaatacaataatatatatatatatatatatatatatatatatatataaatatttacactGGACACCAGGTGAGTCACCATA
This region of Vigna unguiculata cultivar IT97K-499-35 chromosome 5, ASM411807v1, whole genome shotgun sequence genomic DNA includes:
- the LOC114184110 gene encoding tropinone reductase homolog isoform X1; the protein is MAETKLNGFKDQKWSLHGMTALVTGGTRGIGYAIAEELAEFGASVHICARNQQGIEKCLEEWKRKGFRVTGSQCDINNAGTCPPKNLIDYTAEDVSRIMGTNFESSFHLCQLAHPLLKASGYGSIVFISSIASLKASPYISAYASSKGAMNQFTKNVALEWAKDNIRANSVAPGFVETELLDSITESIDEGKKIVEAMISQTPAGRIGEPKDISAMVAFLCLPVASYITGQILAVDGGYII
- the LOC114184110 gene encoding tropinone reductase homolog isoform X2 translates to MVTSWYDSSSYRRHPRHRVCSLLYAIAEELAEFGASVHICARNQQGIEKCLEEWKRKGFRVTGSQCDINNAGTCPPKNLIDYTAEDVSRIMGTNFESSFHLCQLAHPLLKASGYGSIVFISSIASLKASPYISAYASSKGAMNQFTKNVALEWAKDNIRANSVAPGFVETELLDSITESIDEGKKIVEAMISQTPAGRIGEPKDISAMVAFLCLPVASYITGQILAVDGGYII
- the LOC114184110 gene encoding tropinone reductase homolog isoform X3, whose translation is MAETKLNGFKDQKWSLHGMTALVTGGTRGIGYAIAEELAEFGASVHICARNQQDYTAEDVSRIMGTNFESSFHLCQLAHPLLKASGYGSIVFISSIASLKASPYISAYASSKGAMNQFTKNVALEWAKDNIRANSVAPGFVETELLDSITESIDEGKKIVEAMISQTPAGRIGEPKDISAMVAFLCLPVASYITGQILAVDGGYII
- the LOC114184261 gene encoding tropinone reductase homolog At5g06060-like, translating into MAETKLSCFKDQKWSLHGMTALVTGGTRGIGYAIAEELAEFGASVHICARNQQDIDKCLDEWKRKGFRITGSPCDVLFRDQRENLMKNVSSIFEGKLNILINNAGTCSPKNLVDYTAEDVSRVMGINFESSFHLCQLAHPLHKASGYGNIVFISSIAGLKALPYISAYASSKGAMNQFTKNVALEWAKDNIRANCVAPGCIKTALSDSVAGSGDEGVKVVEGIISKTPAGHIGEPEDISAIVAFLCLPAASYITGQIITVDGGYII